In Ruminiclostridium papyrosolvens DSM 2782, the following proteins share a genomic window:
- the tnpA gene encoding IS66 family insertion sequence element accessory protein TnpA, with product MDAQKSTHKYRLSQWAPIIHACRTSGMSVKAWCQENSINEKQFFYWQRRVREEISSFSSELPVAKQNTAFIPLKVLDSKTCTDKYFSPDMVLCIGSSRLELSNQTSPELLANILKVLGHV from the coding sequence ATGGATGCACAAAAATCAACTCATAAGTACCGACTTTCTCAGTGGGCTCCCATTATCCATGCATGCCGCACTAGCGGAATGTCTGTAAAGGCATGGTGTCAAGAAAACAGCATTAACGAAAAACAGTTTTTTTACTGGCAACGTAGAGTTCGTGAAGAAATCAGTTCATTTTCTTCTGAATTACCGGTAGCCAAACAGAATACAGCTTTTATTCCACTTAAAGTGTTGGACAGCAAAACGTGTACCGATAAATATTTTAGTCCTGATATGGTTCTATGTATTGGCAGTTCTCGCCTTGAACTTTCAAATCAAACATCACCGGAGTTGCTTGCCAATATATTAAAGGTGCTGGGACATGTTTAA
- a CDS encoding MarR family winged helix-turn-helix transcriptional regulator, translated as MNQSFHYLLMINQALFQKKVFNGLIETGLTSGQPKVLDYLSIHDGSIQKDIAFGCQIDPATLTGILKIMEEKGLIERRTLNGNQRSSYVYLTDIGKEKAEKVAETFLAIETEVFHGIEKNEREKFMNIFYKICSNMTDTERLQ; from the coding sequence ATGAATCAGAGTTTTCATTACTTGCTTATGATTAATCAGGCATTATTTCAGAAAAAAGTATTTAATGGGTTAATAGAAACAGGTTTAACATCTGGACAGCCAAAAGTATTAGACTACCTTAGTATACATGATGGAAGTATACAAAAGGATATTGCTTTTGGATGTCAGATAGACCCTGCTACACTAACAGGAATATTGAAAATCATGGAAGAAAAGGGTTTAATAGAGCGGCGGACATTAAATGGTAATCAGCGCTCAAGCTATGTATATTTGACAGATATCGGAAAGGAAAAGGCAGAAAAGGTAGCAGAGACATTTCTTGCGATAGAAACAGAAGTGTTTCATGGGATTGAAAAAAACGAGAGAGAAAAGTTTATGAATATATTTTATAAAATATGCAGTAATATGACTGATACGGAGAGACTACAATGA
- the tnpC gene encoding IS66 family transposase: MDKKYCVNELTKYSKADIINMFISLQSDKEKQDTKMQELNQKMDLLFEQLSVSKQHRFGRSSEKMKFEDQMELYFNEAEVLAAEKVPEPELEEVCPKAYKRKKHKGKREEDLKNIPVTIIEHTLSEEQLRSTFGEKWRRLPDEVYKRLALHPVQFEVEEHHVAVYCGNDNQTIVKASRPTDLLRNSIVTPSLEAAILNSKYINALPLNRIEQEFARNDVMISRQVMANWTILCGERYLSLLYDRLHQELYKCKVSQADETPVIVSKDGRATGSKSYMWVYRTGKLYNAPPIILYDYQRTRNSSHPKDFLKKYQGVLVTDGYQVYHQLEKEESGITIAGCWSHARRRYADVVKTMDKEAAKSTLAYAALRQIAMIYKIDNDLIELTPEDRVVQRQLLVKPQVEAFFAWIKNHKQEVASQSETGKGFTYCINQEKYLKTFLTNGDVPLDNNATESAIRGFCIGKNNWHMIDTIEGAKSSAIIYSIAETAKANNLKPYEYFKYLLKEIPQHMDDKDLTFLDKLLPWSDQLPEQCRKQTKQ; the protein is encoded by the coding sequence ATGGATAAAAAATACTGTGTAAATGAATTAACTAAATACAGCAAAGCAGACATAATCAATATGTTCATCTCCTTACAGAGTGATAAGGAAAAACAGGATACAAAGATGCAGGAACTGAATCAGAAGATGGATCTGCTTTTTGAACAGTTAAGTGTATCAAAACAACACCGGTTTGGACGTTCCTCCGAAAAAATGAAGTTTGAAGATCAAATGGAGCTCTATTTTAACGAAGCTGAAGTTTTAGCTGCTGAAAAAGTTCCTGAACCAGAGCTGGAGGAAGTATGCCCCAAAGCCTATAAACGGAAGAAACACAAAGGAAAGCGTGAAGAAGATCTAAAGAACATTCCTGTTACAATCATAGAGCATACACTATCTGAAGAGCAGCTTAGATCAACATTTGGTGAAAAATGGCGCCGTCTTCCTGATGAGGTATACAAAAGGCTGGCTCTTCACCCTGTCCAATTCGAAGTAGAAGAACATCATGTGGCGGTTTATTGCGGAAATGACAACCAAACCATCGTTAAGGCAAGTCGGCCAACCGACTTGCTTCGAAACAGTATTGTCACTCCTTCACTGGAGGCAGCCATCCTAAACTCGAAGTACATCAATGCACTTCCATTAAACAGGATTGAACAGGAATTTGCCAGAAACGATGTAATGATTTCAAGACAAGTAATGGCAAACTGGACTATCCTTTGTGGAGAGAGGTATTTATCACTTTTATATGACCGTTTGCATCAGGAACTATATAAATGCAAGGTATCACAAGCGGATGAAACCCCTGTGATTGTATCCAAAGATGGTAGAGCGACAGGATCAAAAAGTTACATGTGGGTATACCGTACAGGAAAGCTGTATAATGCTCCGCCAATTATACTTTATGATTACCAGCGAACCAGAAACAGCAGCCATCCAAAGGATTTTTTAAAGAAATACCAGGGTGTATTGGTAACGGATGGCTACCAAGTATATCATCAATTAGAAAAAGAAGAATCCGGTATAACGATAGCGGGCTGTTGGAGTCATGCCAGACGACGATATGCTGATGTGGTTAAAACCATGGACAAAGAAGCTGCAAAAAGTACACTTGCATATGCTGCATTGAGGCAAATTGCCATGATCTACAAAATCGACAATGATCTGATAGAACTTACACCGGAAGATCGGGTCGTACAACGGCAGCTACTTGTAAAGCCACAAGTGGAGGCTTTCTTCGCATGGATAAAAAACCATAAACAAGAAGTGGCATCACAGTCAGAAACGGGCAAAGGCTTTACCTATTGTATCAATCAGGAAAAATATCTAAAGACCTTCCTTACGAATGGGGATGTACCACTAGACAACAATGCAACGGAATCTGCAATTCGCGGGTTTTGTATAGGGAAAAACAACTGGCATATGATAGATACCATCGAAGGAGCAAAATCCAGCGCAATTATTTACAGTATTGCAGAAACGGCAAAGGCCAATAATCTTAAGCCATATGAGTATTTTAAATACCTACTGAAGGAAATACCCCAGCATATGGATGACAAAGACTTAACTTTTTTAGATAAACTGCTTCCATGGTCAGATCAACTGCCGGAACAATGCAGAAAGCAAACTAAGCAGTAA
- a CDS encoding IS3 family transposase (programmed frameshift), with protein sequence MTKFTHEQRMKAVLEVVENHMSCNSIGKQLGCGETLVRRWVKSYEQFGVEGIILKHGTYSGEFKQHVVEYMHEKNLSLFVTAALFGIPNGTTVANWERLYYEEGPQALYRNNRGRKKNMQSDRKIKENSTGKIQSANQVEEDLISEVQRLRMENEYLKKFECLSSGKNCPREWEKVITISELRHKFKLMDLLQIAGLPRSTYYYYLKQMSKPDKYIEVKEVIKEIYHANKGRYGYRRITMELRNRGYGINHKTVLKLMKECNIKCQVRIRKYRSYKGEVGKVAENVLKRDFKADKPNQKWVTDVTEFSLFGTKLYLSPILDLFNGEIVSYNVSERPTFHQIMDMLDKAFKKIPDNTRLIFHSDQGWQYQMKQYQHRLQQKGIIQSMSRKGNCLDNSVMENFFGLLKSELLYLQEFNSIEHFHRELDDYIDYYNNKRIKCKLKGLSPVQYRIQSLEVA encoded by the exons ATGACAAAATTTACTCACGAACAACGAATGAAAGCAGTTTTAGAGGTTGTTGAAAACCATATGTCCTGTAATTCTATTGGGAAACAACTAGGATGTGGAGAAACACTAGTTCGACGTTGGGTTAAGAGTTATGAACAGTTTGGGGTAGAAGGAATAATTTTAAAACATGGAACATACTCTGGAGAATTCAAACAACATGTCGTAGAATATATGCATGAGAAGAATTTATCACTTTTTGTAACAGCTGCCCTGTTTGGAATACCTAACGGCACTACTGTTGCTAACTGGGAGCGCTTATATTATGAGGAGGGACCACAGGCTCTCTATAGAAATAATCGTGGTCGAAAGAAAAATATGCAATCTGATAGGAAAATAAAAGAAAACTCAACAGGTAAAATACAGTCTGCCAATCAAGTAGAAGAAGACCTAATATCAGAAGTTCAAAGACTTCGTATGGAGAATGAATATCTAAAAAAAT TTGAATGCCTTAGTTCAGGAAAGAATTGTCCGAGAGAATGGGAAAAAGTAATTACCATCAGCGAATTAAGGCATAAATTTAAACTGATGGATCTACTCCAGATTGCAGGTCTTCCTAGAAGTACATATTACTATTATTTAAAACAGATGAGTAAGCCTGATAAATATATAGAAGTTAAAGAAGTAATTAAGGAAATATATCACGCAAATAAGGGTAGATATGGTTATCGCAGAATCACTATGGAACTGCGCAATAGAGGGTATGGCATCAACCATAAGACCGTCTTAAAGCTAATGAAAGAGTGCAATATTAAGTGCCAGGTAAGGATACGTAAATACCGTTCTTATAAAGGAGAAGTAGGCAAGGTGGCAGAAAATGTTCTGAAACGTGATTTTAAAGCAGATAAGCCTAATCAGAAATGGGTTACTGATGTTACTGAATTTTCACTTTTCGGGACAAAGTTATACCTTTCGCCAATACTTGATCTATTCAATGGTGAAATTGTGAGTTACAACGTATCGGAGAGACCAACGTTCCACCAAATTATGGATATGCTTGATAAAGCATTTAAAAAGATACCTGATAATACAAGGTTAATTTTCCATTCAGATCAGGGATGGCAGTATCAAATGAAACAATATCAACACCGACTTCAACAGAAAGGCATTATCCAGAGTATGTCACGCAAAGGAAATTGTTTAGATAATTCTGTAATGGAGAATTTCTTTGGCCTACTAAAATCAGAATTGCTCTATTTGCAAGAGTTCAATTCAATAGAGCATTTTCACAGGGAACTAGATGATTACATAGACTATTACAATAACAAAAGAATTAAGTGCAAACTAAAAGGACTGAGTCCAGTACAATACCGAATCCAGTCCCTAGAAGTTGCTTGA
- a CDS encoding YitT family protein, which yields MTKKNHLKREIVRYIFLFIGSVLAATGLEIFLIPNNIIDGGIVGISIITSYLTKLPVSLFIIVLNIPFLFLGYKQIGKTFVLSSLFSVVSFSFWVSVFHPIPVLTSDILLASVFGGIVLGIGVGIIIRYGGSLDGTEMVAIIINKGTSFSVGEMVMFFNIFILSSAGFVFGWNHAMYSLIAYFIAYKVIDIIIEGLDETKAAIIISESGEEIAKAITARLGRGVTFLDGKGGFSKNEKTILYSVVTRLEISKLKSIIYDKDENAFVTINDVSEVMGGKHKKRSIH from the coding sequence ATGACAAAAAAAAATCATTTAAAAAGAGAAATTGTAAGATATATATTTCTATTTATTGGTTCAGTATTAGCTGCTACCGGATTGGAAATATTCTTGATACCAAATAACATTATTGACGGTGGAATTGTAGGTATATCAATAATTACAAGTTATTTAACCAAGCTGCCGGTAAGTTTATTTATAATTGTGCTTAACATTCCATTTTTGTTTCTTGGATACAAACAGATAGGAAAAACTTTTGTTCTGTCATCGTTATTCTCAGTTGTATCTTTTTCCTTCTGGGTATCAGTTTTTCATCCGATACCTGTGCTTACAAGTGATATTTTGCTTGCTTCAGTTTTTGGAGGTATAGTTCTGGGAATTGGAGTAGGTATAATAATACGATATGGCGGTTCTCTTGACGGTACTGAAATGGTTGCAATAATTATTAATAAAGGTACATCCTTTTCAGTAGGTGAAATGGTTATGTTCTTTAATATATTTATTTTAAGCAGTGCCGGGTTTGTTTTTGGCTGGAACCATGCAATGTATTCTCTTATTGCCTACTTCATTGCATATAAAGTCATAGATATTATAATAGAAGGACTCGATGAAACAAAAGCGGCGATAATTATATCTGAAAGCGGTGAAGAAATTGCTAAAGCAATTACAGCCAGACTTGGAAGAGGAGTTACCTTTCTTGATGGAAAAGGCGGCTTTTCTAAAAATGAAAAAACAATACTGTACTCGGTTGTAACAAGGCTTGAGATTTCAAAGCTTAAATCAATTATATATGATAAAGATGAAAATGCTTTTGTTACTATAAATGATGTATCGGAAGTAATGGGAGGAAAGCACAAGAAACGTTCAATTCACTAA
- the tnpB gene encoding IS66 family insertion sequence element accessory protein TnpB (TnpB, as the term is used for proteins encoded by IS66 family insertion elements, is considered an accessory protein, since TnpC, encoded by a neighboring gene, is a DDE family transposase.), which yields MFNDAAGFDQIYIACGYTDLRCGIDGLAAIVQNEFKLNPFQNTLFLFCGRKTNRIKAILWEGDGFVLLYKRLESGRFQWPRSEKEARCITSKQFRWLTEGLSIDQSKAVKKSFPKHIL from the coding sequence ATGTTTAATGATGCAGCCGGTTTTGATCAAATATACATTGCTTGCGGATATACCGACCTTCGCTGCGGAATTGATGGCCTTGCAGCCATTGTCCAAAATGAATTTAAGCTTAATCCATTTCAAAACACTCTATTTCTCTTTTGCGGGAGAAAAACAAATCGCATAAAGGCTATTTTGTGGGAGGGAGATGGATTTGTTCTTCTGTATAAACGTCTGGAAAGCGGACGGTTTCAATGGCCTCGTAGTGAAAAGGAAGCAAGATGTATCACATCCAAGCAATTCAGATGGCTTACTGAAGGATTATCTATTGATCAGTCAAAAGCAGTGAAGAAATCGTTTCCCAAGCATATTTTGTAG
- a CDS encoding CBASS cGAMP-activated phospholipase, which produces MKTIKVLSIDGGGIRGIIPAMILAKIEEMTSKPICELFDLIAGTSTGGILSLMLTVPSKENNGKPAYTANDLIKLYTENGKKIFSSNIFHKIISMDGISEEKYPAAGIESVLKEYFGEVKLSEALTNIIVPAYELTLREPFFFKSVHAKDTSKVNKDFYMWQVARATSAAPTYFEPFKLQIGQKDGADYYALIDGGVYANNPGMCAYAESRVLYKDMPDILMLSLGTGELNRCIPYNEAKDWGLMKWAKPILSTVFSGVSETVDFQLGQILTDNRYYRMQASLAQLGSDAMDDASKENIHELKLLSLSLIDEWLKNGRLDKLCKQLTEQ; this is translated from the coding sequence ATGAAAACTATAAAAGTGCTTTCAATCGATGGGGGCGGTATAAGGGGGATTATACCTGCCATGATTCTTGCCAAGATTGAGGAAATGACATCCAAACCTATTTGCGAATTATTTGACTTAATTGCAGGAACTTCAACAGGTGGAATACTATCACTCATGTTGACAGTGCCGTCAAAAGAGAATAACGGCAAGCCTGCTTACACGGCCAATGACCTTATTAAGCTGTATACTGAAAATGGTAAGAAAATATTCTCAAGTAATATCTTTCATAAAATTATTTCTATGGATGGGATATCAGAAGAAAAATATCCAGCTGCAGGAATTGAGTCTGTTTTAAAGGAATACTTTGGTGAGGTAAAGCTTTCTGAAGCCCTGACAAATATAATTGTTCCGGCGTATGAACTGACTCTTAGAGAACCGTTTTTCTTTAAAAGTGTACATGCAAAGGATACCAGCAAGGTAAATAAGGATTTTTATATGTGGCAGGTAGCAAGAGCTACTTCGGCAGCCCCTACATACTTTGAGCCATTTAAGCTTCAAATTGGCCAAAAGGATGGCGCAGATTATTATGCTTTGATTGATGGTGGTGTATATGCCAATAATCCTGGTATGTGTGCTTATGCGGAGTCGAGAGTACTTTATAAGGATATGCCGGATATACTAATGCTTTCACTTGGAACGGGTGAACTTAACCGCTGTATTCCGTACAATGAAGCTAAGGACTGGGGGCTTATGAAATGGGCAAAGCCAATTCTAAGTACAGTATTTAGCGGGGTGAGTGAAACGGTTGATTTTCAACTCGGTCAGATATTAACGGATAATCGGTACTATAGGATGCAGGCCAGTCTTGCACAACTTGGGAGCGATGCCATGGATGATGCCAGTAAAGAAAACATACATGAACTGAAGCTTCTTAGTCTCAGCTTAATTGATGAGTGGCTTAAAAACGGAAGATTGGACAAACTGTGTAAACAACTTACCGAACAATAA
- a CDS encoding copper amine oxidase N-terminal domain-containing protein, whose translation MKKIIYFVVVCITLAFVFNLNIIAAAPSIKVYVYEDLLTLPVQPISKSGNILVPLKNVSEALDLEYSWDNKSKKATVKNDKFTISVTVGTTKAYVNQKQKTIDMAPTMDKNTVMVPYKLLPQAVGISVRWDSLNSRILIGKSEISSDIHMTYNDTYVDINNLYTVSGTGEYKGYRQLKGYPYESKYSIHFIDSSKGQIISFKTVTEDKANLNQIITWKYNGKTYKSKRSDIYNFFSGTSKLSSLVNDGSYSLDWLSKTFGKVYYDWIFYESVSQDASRIVEKFIEKERGIKNTFTTKEIEIPDELKKPEQIDLDGITEYTEKPSDTSNGKTNDSNNQDKQTSNDKYLKFREQWISADDLSSEYNIITWWNGKTIEISQRVTGLKYTIDNSPSSSFESGKIYQSSADIQFQYIKTIVFDGQNISLNQIVFDRKALEAELKSRGIKKINH comes from the coding sequence ATGAAGAAAATTATATATTTTGTTGTAGTTTGTATTACACTTGCTTTTGTATTTAATTTGAATATTATTGCTGCTGCCCCGTCTATAAAGGTCTATGTTTATGAAGATTTACTGACTTTACCCGTTCAGCCCATATCAAAAAGCGGAAACATTTTAGTGCCATTAAAAAATGTTTCAGAGGCCCTCGATCTAGAATACTCATGGGATAATAAATCAAAAAAGGCTACCGTAAAAAATGATAAATTCACTATTTCGGTTACTGTAGGCACTACAAAAGCGTATGTAAACCAAAAACAAAAAACAATAGATATGGCTCCAACAATGGATAAAAATACTGTAATGGTACCTTATAAGCTACTGCCTCAAGCGGTTGGAATAAGTGTTAGGTGGGATTCTTTAAATTCCCGTATTCTCATTGGTAAATCGGAAATATCAAGTGATATTCATATGACCTATAATGACACTTATGTAGATATTAATAATTTATATACTGTCAGTGGCACTGGAGAATATAAGGGATATCGTCAGTTGAAGGGATATCCTTATGAATCTAAATACTCAATTCACTTTATTGATAGCTCTAAAGGACAAATTATATCTTTTAAAACAGTAACTGAGGATAAAGCAAATCTTAATCAGATTATTACTTGGAAGTATAACGGAAAAACTTACAAAAGCAAAAGATCTGATATTTACAATTTCTTTTCAGGTACTTCAAAATTAAGTAGTTTAGTCAATGACGGCAGTTACTCCTTAGATTGGCTGTCCAAAACCTTTGGAAAGGTTTATTATGACTGGATATTCTATGAGAGTGTATCACAGGATGCATCCAGAATTGTAGAAAAATTTATTGAGAAGGAAAGAGGCATTAAAAACACCTTTACCACAAAGGAAATAGAGATACCAGATGAACTCAAGAAACCTGAACAAATAGACCTTGATGGAATTACAGAATATACTGAAAAACCGTCAGATACTTCAAATGGAAAAACAAACGATAGTAATAATCAAGACAAACAAACTTCTAATGATAAGTACTTAAAATTTAGAGAGCAGTGGATAAGTGCAGATGATTTAAGTAGTGAATATAATATTATTACATGGTGGAATGGTAAAACTATTGAAATTAGTCAGCGCGTTACCGGATTAAAATATACTATTGATAACTCTCCTTCTTCATCTTTTGAATCCGGAAAAATATATCAGTCGTCAGCCGATATACAATTTCAGTATATAAAAACTATTGTATTTGACGGACAAAATATATCACTAAATCAAATTGTATTCGACAGAAAGGCTTTGGAAGCTGAGCTAAAATCAAGGGGCATTAAAAAGATAAACCATTAA
- a CDS encoding glycoside hydrolase family 9 protein, which produces MSLISYERRRKLRAGLACFVVSGIVATSGGLIPGTFSQNVSAASTSPGDYQQDSRIRLNSIGYLPGAEKKATIAASASDFILVNSSGTAVLTGKTTSTNNSDTNEQVSIADFSSIKTNGTYTLLVPGIGKSVTFKIDPNIYVNPFKTSMLGMYLWRCGTSVSTTYNGKVFSHEACHTKDGYTDYINGQHNIKDGGKGWHDAGDYNKYVVNAGITVGSMFFAWEQFKDQIKGISLTMPESNNSMPDYLDELKYETDWLLTMQYPDGSGKVSHKLTTKDFGGFVLPERETADRFFTPWGSAATADFAAMMAMASRAFRPYDASYADKCIAAAKVSYACLKANPGNTKPNLSGFTTGDYDTTDTDDRLWAAAEMWETTGDNSYLADFESGANYFSKKIDVDFDWGNVNNLGMFTYLLSEKSGKNASLYNTIKNALISAADSIVGTADKHGYARPLGETYYWGCNGTVARQTMILNIANKLSPKADYVNTSLDALNFLFGRNYYNRSFVTGMGINPPMKPHDRRSGGDSQIDPWPGYLVGGGWPGAKDWKDDQDSYQTNEIAINWNGALIYALAASLDVSDTSDLLLGDINMDANVDSIDYALMKQHILGLSILSGDAFKAADVNHDNAVDAIDLSTLKQYLLGKITSL; this is translated from the coding sequence ATGAGTTTAATAAGTTATGAAAGAAGGCGGAAATTAAGGGCAGGGCTAGCATGTTTTGTTGTAAGCGGAATTGTGGCAACATCCGGAGGTCTCATTCCCGGAACTTTTAGTCAAAATGTATCTGCGGCAAGTACATCTCCCGGAGACTACCAGCAAGATTCCCGTATACGTCTCAATTCTATAGGGTATCTTCCCGGAGCTGAAAAAAAAGCAACAATTGCAGCCTCTGCAAGTGATTTTATTTTAGTAAATTCAAGTGGAACAGCTGTTCTCACTGGTAAAACTACTTCCACCAACAACTCTGATACCAATGAGCAGGTTAGCATAGCAGATTTTTCGTCAATAAAGACGAATGGAACTTACACCCTGCTTGTACCTGGTATAGGAAAAAGTGTAACCTTCAAAATTGACCCAAATATTTACGTAAACCCATTTAAAACATCAATGCTTGGAATGTATCTGTGGCGCTGCGGAACATCAGTTTCCACAACCTATAATGGCAAGGTGTTCTCTCATGAGGCTTGTCATACCAAAGATGGATATACTGACTATATTAATGGACAGCACAATATAAAAGATGGCGGAAAAGGCTGGCACGATGCGGGGGATTACAACAAATATGTTGTTAATGCCGGTATTACCGTAGGCTCTATGTTTTTTGCATGGGAGCAGTTTAAAGATCAGATAAAAGGCATTTCCTTAACAATGCCTGAAAGCAACAACTCAATGCCGGATTATTTGGATGAACTCAAATATGAAACAGATTGGCTTTTAACCATGCAATATCCTGACGGAAGCGGAAAGGTAAGCCATAAGCTTACTACAAAAGACTTTGGTGGATTTGTGTTACCTGAGAGAGAAACTGCCGACAGGTTTTTCACTCCATGGGGAAGTGCTGCAACAGCAGACTTTGCAGCTATGATGGCTATGGCTTCAAGAGCTTTCCGTCCATACGATGCGTCATATGCTGACAAATGTATTGCTGCTGCAAAAGTTAGTTATGCTTGTTTAAAGGCAAATCCGGGAAATACGAAGCCTAATCTCAGCGGTTTCACTACAGGTGATTATGATACTACAGACACTGATGATAGATTGTGGGCTGCTGCAGAAATGTGGGAAACTACCGGAGACAACAGTTATCTGGCAGATTTTGAATCCGGTGCAAACTACTTTTCTAAGAAAATTGACGTTGACTTCGACTGGGGAAATGTAAACAATCTTGGAATGTTTACATACCTGTTATCCGAAAAGAGCGGAAAAAACGCTTCACTATATAACACAATTAAGAATGCATTAATTTCAGCAGCAGACAGTATAGTTGGTACTGCTGACAAACACGGTTATGCAAGGCCACTGGGAGAAACCTATTACTGGGGCTGCAACGGTACCGTGGCACGTCAGACCATGATTCTTAATATTGCAAATAAATTATCGCCAAAAGCAGATTATGTTAACACTTCGCTGGATGCACTGAACTTTCTGTTCGGCAGAAACTATTATAATCGTTCCTTTGTTACAGGAATGGGAATAAACCCTCCAATGAAACCACATGACAGACGTTCAGGCGGTGATTCCCAAATTGATCCATGGCCCGGATATTTAGTTGGTGGTGGTTGGCCGGGAGCAAAGGATTGGAAGGATGATCAGGATAGTTATCAGACCAATGAGATTGCAATCAATTGGAATGGTGCATTAATTTATGCACTGGCCGCATCACTTGACGTATCGGATACTTCCGACCTACTATTGGGAGATATAAATATGGATGCAAACGTTGATTCCATCGATTACGCTCTGATGAAACAGCATATATTGGGTTTGAGTATTTTGTCTGGAGATGCATTTAAAGCTGCTGACGTAAATCATGACAATGCAGTAGATGCTATAGATTTATCAACTTTAAAACAGTATTTGTTAGGTAAGATTACAAGCTTATAA